The nucleotide window actgagcacggaTGCATGCATACATTAGataataataaactataataatatataattgggTTGTTTGCACTTTTGTGCCTTTGATTGTTGTGATGTAATGAATCTGCTAATATCCCTTTGAGATCCTGAACAGTAACTCTTTTGGATTGCTGACCTGAAACAAatgccagatatttctccagcaaaaatgaGCTAATTTGGGATCAGCATAGAATTGCAATTGGGGGTCCATAACCAGTGTGAGCCACGTGCAAGTTCCCACACAGCAAGAGAAGGAGACCATCTCTctagggaggaaaaaaacccaGCGAATTAAGGAGAGCTGTAGTAAACAGAGTCCCTGACTTTTCATTGGCTGGGTCCTTGCCAGaaaagtctttcttcttcctgtttggCTCAGCTAGCCTCAAGGGTATGAGAGCGCCCTCTTCTGGTCTCTGTTTATTAATGTTTTACAGGATAAATACCCataagtgggattgcaggatcatttGATACTTgcagttttttgaggaatttccgTATTATTTTCCATAGCAACTGCACCAGTGtgcaagggttccagtttctccacaacCTCACCAACATGTGCTGTCTTTTGGTTTTTTCAATAAAATCCATTTCAacagatgtgagatgatatcACATTGCGGCTTTGATCTGCAATTCCCTGATGCTGAGCATCTATCCATATATCTGTTGGCCtcatcttacaccatacacaataaTCAACTCAAATGGatgaaaaacttaaatatttaagacctgaaactgtaaacCTACTAGACGAGAATACAGGGGAAACCCTTCAAGACCTTGGTATTGGCAATGATTTCACAGATATGACCCccaaagcacaaacaacaaaagcaaaaatggacGAGTGGGACTACACCAAATGAAACAGCTTCTGCACGGCAATGAATACAATGGAAAGAGTAAAgagcaacctacagaatgggagaaaacatttgtaagCCGTATATCTGATAACAggttgtgatattgtgatttataatatgtGTTTGGCCTTTGTTCATTTCTGGCACGGAGCTAAAACCCTTGAAATTCTTTCAGTGAGAAGAGCAATGGGAGCAGCTTTTGTTATAATATTTGGTTTCTTGATCTCAGTTCCTGAAACACTCAGAACCATAAAAGTGAAGCTTGGTGTCTTCACTTTTCACCACAACTGGTGAAAGTCCCTTTCCACCACAACTGGCTTTAACTTAATGAGATGACGTGGAAAGAacctaaggatgggggctgggtgtcagcagggctgagcATATGATTAGAGGTTTGGAAATTTCAGTCGCACCCCCACATTCTGGGGAGGAGGGGACTGACACTGAATTCAGCCAccagtggccaatgatttaatcaatcttGCCCATGTAatggtagaaggcaatggcaaccccctccagtactcttgcctggaaaatcccatggatggaggagcctggtaggctgcagtccatggggtcgctaagagttggacacgactgggtgacttcactttcacttttcattttcaggcattggaggaggaaatggcaacccactccagtgttcttgcctggagaatcccagggacggtggggcctcgtgggctgccatctatggggtcgcaccgagtcggacacgactgaagcgacttagcagcagcagcccatgtAATGAAACCTCCATAAAATCCCCAAAGTATGAGGGTTAGAGGGCTTCTGGGTTGGCAAACACCTGTAGATTCAGGGAGAATGGCTGAACtccaggagggcatggaaactccaCACCCTTTCCCCATACCTTGCCCTGAGCATCTTTTCCATCTGCCTtttcctgagttatatccttttataataaacaggtaatctagtaagtaaaatatttctctgagttctgcaagccactctagcaaattaatggAACCCAAGGAGTTGGTACCAGGAACTCTAATCCAATCAGGTGATGACTTTGGTGTGATTTTGTCTGAagttggcggggggtgggggggtggggggggtgcagTCTTGTAGGAATGAGCCCTCAACCTTTGGGGTCTGAGGCTCTCtccaggtagatagtgtcagaattgagttgagtTACAGGACACCCAGCTTGTGTCAAAGGACTGCTTGGTTGTGTGAGAACTCACTCACACCACCACACAttaaaactggttttagaaacttttggaaattaatttctcaaatatataaggaactacgattcaatagcaaaagaaaaaaaaagcccaataaCCTGATTTCTAAAATGGgctaagggacttcccaggtgggctAGTGATtgagaatctgccagccaatgcaggggacacagattcaatccctggtccgggaagatcctgcatgccctggGCAACTAAACCTATGGaccacaactactggagcctgtgggaagccactgcaaagagaaaccTGCAGGCTggaactagagagtggcccccgcttgccacaactagagaaagcaatgATGACCCAGCCcccaatacataaataaacaaaaatgaatgataaaaagaACCTATTCAAAAGACTAACCAGAACTTCTGTTTCCTAACCTCAGTCCTGGACCATCCCTGAAATACCACCTTCCCTCTGTAGACTCTGCTATCCTGTCCAGAACTCGCCTGGTGTCCCCTAGGAAGTGTGGATCTGGTGGTGGGCAGGGGTGTTCCTCTCTCTTCAGGGCGAGGATTGATCTTGAGAGCACACGCCCTTTAAGGCCAGGGAACGTTGTGAGCTGCCAGAGATAAGTTACATCAGGAGAGGCTGCAGAATCACTGTTATCAGGAAGTCTAGAGGGATCCTCTGTTTCTCACCACTGCTTAGGTAACCGGGTCTCTCTGAGGAAGGACGATCTCATTTGACCCAGTGTTTATCCCAGTCAAGGCTGCTTCACACCAAAACAACCCCAGCAGAACAGCTCTTTAAATCCCCCTGCACCGAAGGGTTATCTTCAGCAAATGAGTGGAGAAAAGTCTCTGATCTGAGAGTCCCCTCTGAGGCCACAGCCAAGACAAAGCCCTTTCTTCGACCAGGGCTTTGGGTTTGTACAGATGCCTGCATCAGTAACAATGGGTCCTACGGTTGTTCCCTCCTGTGACTCCTCCCAGGCATTCCTGGTGTTTAGGAGCCTGAGCCCTACCTGTCCAAGAGTACTTGATCTAAGATAAAGTTCTATAACTCATCCTACGGAGGAGGCATGTTTAGGAAGCTTGTAAGTTTCAAGGGATAGGTCTCTTCTGAGgagatactggccccagatagctaaggtgcacatcaaaggaatgatttcagtgatcccagactcttgcatcttcccatgcatGCTGtttaatcgttcagtcatgtctgactctgcaaccacatggactgttgacctccaagctcctctgtccacgagatttcccaGCAAGATAACtattgtgggttgccatttccttccccaggggactttcccaacccagggatcgaaccctggtctcctgattggcaggaagattctttactgctgagccacctgggaagcccatagacggAAAAGCCCTACAtttcttaacttgagatatctgattttctttaattaacaactATCTTTTGACGTTCAGACTACCCTGTCTTTGTTGTAAAACTTCTCTGAAACCCGGCTCCTCCCttcacctcctcagagcagttctctcggGGTTACTCGAGGTGCTGCTTCCCAGGCTTGAAGTTCTAAAAATTCCCGCCGAATAAAACACgactcaacttttaggttgtgaatattttttaactcGACACCTGCTTCAGTTAATCTCCATCCAGGAGTCTGTTTTCTGGGGAACTGACTTAAGATAAAAGTGAGCTAAGAATTCAGAACAGGTTTCCCAGGAATTCTCACACAGAACTGGAAACATTTTTCCATTACTGAAAAGTGCGGTGACCCCTCCCTCGTGACTCTTTGTTAAGCTGGTGGGGGGAAATTCACAGAACCAGTTTTTCCCCTGAACAGTAATATGGATTGAAACTTGGTTGCAAGAACTAAGAATGGCTGACGTATCACCTGGTGTACTTAGTAACTAGTGATCAATTGATTATCATGCTTTGCTATTTTAATacagatttatatatttatcggaaaaaaataaatgcttcaaATCCCCTTGTGTTATGTGAGAGTAAGTCTTGCTTGTGTGGACTGTGAAGTTACAAGTTATTCTCCTCTGTTCAACCAGGTGTCATGTAAATCAAAGTCACAGACCCCAAGAGGGAATTTTAtgataatttctcattttgtctATAGAAATCTACCAAGTTACAACTTCAAAATACCttaagcacttccctggtggttcagtggctaagacactgagTACcccatgcaggggacccaggttccatccctgctcagggaaccagATGCCCAAATGCCACAACCAAAgaccctgtgtgctgcaacttAGACCAGGCACggctacataaaaataaatatgagaaacaagcaaaaccaaaataaacacaaaatacctAACCCCTTAAATCTCAGCTCTTCTGCTATGCCCTCCACAATATGGTTCCATCCTTTGCATACCCGGACTGTCTTCCAGCACCAAACCatgtctccctccttcccttccatcTTACAATTCATTCTGCCATCTTCCTTGTCACTCACCAAAATCCTTCCTTGGCCGGGTCCATCTCTGAGCATCCCTTCCCACCTCTACTCCTACTGCCCTATTTCCTACCATGCATCTCAGACCCAACTGTACCCCACAGTGCTTAGCACAGGGTTAGgcacatattggagaaggaaatgtcaatccactccagcattcttgcctggagaatcccatggacagagaagcctacactccatggggtcccaaagaattggagacaacttagtgactaactaCAGGCACATGTAGCTAGCTCTTCAgtgaatatgatttttaaatagctatattaatgtttaattttcataCCCAAAATTCACCTGTTTTAAGTGTatgattcagtgatttttagtaaatttacagtgttgtgcaatCATTAACCACAATCCTATTTCAGGACATTTTCACCACCCCCAAAAGATCTCTGATGCCCACTGTCTCTAGGGTTGGCAAGAAACTTATTTTGAGCTCTTGATTTGGAACATCTTTACATTTTCTCAGGATGGCCATCAGTTACTACTGAGACCCTTTTACAAATAATCCAaggtagatattttaaaaagtaaacatcaAGTAAATGGCGTTGAAAACCTCTCTTTCTCCCAAATGGATTGTGCCTACTGCTTACTGCAGCCTAAAAGGTGTCATTTTTAAATCTCAATACCTAGGTTTATTTCAAACTCCGTGTTGTTGATTCAGCTGGATTctgttctgaaagtgaaaatgggaaGGAGTTGGGGTGATTGGTTTACATGATGACATCCTGAGCACATTCAGACAAGTCAGTTCAACTGTGGAAATTAGGTCAGACAAACATTCTTTTCTGTACTCCCTTTGTCTTGAACCCAAGGGGGATGAACTCCCCCTGAGAACAATTAGAAAGGTCAACCTGCAGAAGAACCGGCAGCTTCCTGTGTGGGTCAAACACAAGTCAAGGCTTATACCTTTTATTAGTTATATTTATATTCAGTTAAACTGGTCATCCCTTGTACAGCCTAACCTCATAAATATTAAGCAACTTCtaaaaaatgacatttgaacTCAATTTAAATTGTGCCCCTGTGATCAGTGACTTCATAaacaaacaagagagaaaaagcaatattacttcctgctttgcttttcacAAACTGATAATATATTGATAAATTCataatagtgaaaatgaaagtcactcagtcatgtccgactctttgcaaccccatggactgcagcccaccaggctcctccatccatgggattttccaggcaagagtactggagtagggtgctatCACCTTCTCCGGGAACTTACTTTAGAGTCAtttaaaagagaacattttttgGTAGCCTAAAAAATCACTAAATTGAAGTATTTATAAGTGTTTTGAAGTTGTTACATTTTGTAAAAGTTTGTGAATGTAACTTTGCCTGAGTCCAGCTCTGGCAGCCAGACCTCAAAATGTTTCAATGAGGTTGGGAGTATTGATAACATACAAAGTGCATCAAGAAAAAAGcagttgtgatttttattttatgataccaaaataaaacaggattctttcacagatgggcttcccttgtggctcagctggtgaagaatccgcctgcaattcgggttcaacccctgggttggaagatcccctggagaagggaaaggctatccactctagtgtctggcctggaaaattccatggacacagtccatggggtcgcaaagagtcagacacgactgaatgactttcactttcacttttcacagttaGAAAACAAATCTttacaaaaaacaataaaactaacaTCTCAAGCATAACGGTGGCATATAAATGTGAGAGTGAAAATGAATTCTCCATATATTCACGTTGTTGTAGAGTTCTTCAGAACCAGCAGTACAGCGAGTGTACTTTATTTAGGATTACATGAACCTACCCTGAGAATACAGAACTATTTAAtagttctgtgtgtgtatatatacacatgagtgctgaagaattgatgcttttgaactgtggtgttggagaagactcttgagagtcccttggactgcaaggagatccaaccagtccattctaaaggagatcaaccctgggatttctttggaaggaatgatgctaaagctgaaactccagtactttggccacctcatgtgaagagttgactcattggaaaagactctgatgctgggagggattgggggcagaaggagaaggggacgacagaggatgagatggctggatggcatcactgacttgatggacgtgagtctgagtgaactccaggagttggtgatggacagggaggcctggcgtgctgtgattcatggggtcgcaaagagtcggacatgattgagtgactgaactgaactgaactgatatatatatacacacagttaATATGAAATACAGAATATTTAAACCAAATCTCCAAAATGTGACATCTCACATGCTTCCTAAATTCAGCAGATAAATGAGTGCTTCAGATACAGAAAGTATCTCAGCATGATCATTTCAACTCTCCCTTATATTTGAATACCAGAACTATAAAGGTTTAAAAAAGCTATTCATGTCAATTTCCAATAATTAGAccctttttaaattgtaaaatgaaagtaaaacaaaacaatcatAAGAGTAACTTGTACACAGGATACTTTTTAAATGGTTATAATAATATAGTCTACATGAATATATTATACCACAATCATCATCACTAATGATATatgaatagttcagttcagttcagtagatcagctgtgtccaactctttgcgaccccatggattgcagtgtgccaggcctccctgtccatcgccaactcccagagcttgctcaaattcgtgtctattgagtcggtgacaccatccaaccatctcatcctccgtcatccccttctcctcctgccttcaatctttcccagaatcagggtcttttcaaatgagtcaggtaggaatagttaatattttgttaatcACTATAATTTTCAAGATTGGCAGGCAGAAATCCCAGTGGAACCAAGTGAATTAGCCAGGGCCATCTCCTGAGTCTGTGACCAGGGTAAGACAATATTTTGTTTCCACAAAGCCAATCTACTAATTAAACTTTGGGAAGTAAGCCTTCCTGAAACACTTGTAAGCAAAAGAATTGTTTATTCTAATGCCTCAGAAATCCAAATATCAGGAAACATAAGTATTCATTAAAAGATTCATTTTATTAAGTaatcaaaatgaagaataaatgttttttgtcCTGAGtatatgggattcccaggtggcacagtagtaaagaatccgcctgccaagtcAGGAggtacaagagacacaggttagctccctgggtcgggaagatcccctggagaaggaaatggcaactcactccagtattcttgcctgggaaatcccatggaccgaagcgCCCAGCCacgaggtcgaaaagagtcagaaacccaactcagcaactgagcacacacacatgtgtatactaAAAtggaatttaatatttaataaaatcaacACTGCAACAGGCACCACTAAAACACAaagttttcagttaaaaaaatgctGTAATTAAACTTTTAGAAATATAGGTGTACATTTTACCCTTTCACAACTGAAATAGCATTGTACCCattaaaagtcatattttattcTGAGtgcatccagaaaaaaaatgacaaatatatttaTCACAAACCCTCATATACCtctaacttttctttaaattgaggactatttcaaaactgttttcataGGCCTCAGTAACCTGTGTGTTCATTAGTAAAAGATAttcttatatgtttattttgGGTCAGATTATGTCAATTGGTAACAAAAGGCCTGAAATAGGGAGACATATTTCCATAGAAGAGACATAGTGGTGATATTCTTACTTATGAATATGAATGAACAGATTTATATTATTGTCaaggaaaatgtaaatttacCATGGAacttttttaaattaggaaaCTTACTCCTTTAATTTagtctttaaataaatttaatgtaCTGAATTTCTGGACCCAAGTGCTACTTTCAATTTATGATGAAAAGCATTTACCCGTTCTTTCTGAACTGGCCAATTCAAGATGCAATGAGATTTAAACATCCCTCTTCGCAAACAGAGTGCATGGTTCAGTTTATAATCCGGAATCTCCTCAAGAAAGATCAATATAATGGAATCCAGATTTTGTTCAATAGCTTGCTGAACTGCATGGTGAACCTTGAATCTAAGTTAAAAACATTATTAAGTCATATATCAATGCACAGTTTTTAACAGCCCAACGCTCTAAAATCTAACATTCTCCTTGTAATTAACTTTAGTCTTGTCACTAAAACCCAGGTTATgtttcttcttaattttatttttaaaatactttgagtTGTGAGTAATAAcgttaataatatttaaaagctcGATtcaggggttttcctggtggttcaggggcttCCTTAaggactcagctggtaaagaatccacctgtaatatgggacacctcggtttgatccctgggttgggaagatcccctggagaagggaacggctacccactccagaattctggcctggagaattccatggactgtagagtccatggggtcgcaaatggtcggataggactgagtgactttcactttccttctggtggttcagaggcttccctggcggctcagtggtaaagacgccacctgccaatgcagtggacatgggtttgatccctggtgggggaactaaagagtcggacacgcctgaagtgactgagtaaGCACGCAcgggggagctaggatcccacttGCTGTGGAGAAACTAGGCCCACGTGCCGCCAATtgctgagcccatgggccaccTAGAGAGCCCATGCACCCCTTTAATGCATGGACAGTCCCGACTGCCGCAACTAAAACTGGacacagccaaatcaataaaagaaaattaaaacaaaataaaagctcaGTTTAAAGATAAGAATACATTTCAAATGTCATAGTGTTCACCTACCTTTTGCATAGTGGATCTTTCAATAGATTCTGTGTTATAAcgaaaataatttttctgctcCTTCTGATGCTGTTCACAATTGCTTCAAGTTCAAGGACACCTGCCTCAAAGTCCCTTTCTTCCAGACAAAATCTGAGAGTATGATCTTCTTCCTCCATTGGGGAGAAGTGCTTCCAGACCCAATCCCTATCTTTGTAGGCATGAATTATATATGCTGCATATTCAAACTGCTCTGCTCTGTCTATTTCTTTGAAACCGAGAACTCGATGCACTGAAACATTCCAATAAAAAGATATCCTCCAGCCTTCAAAATGGATGAGCAGtacaataaagataaaaatcaaaaggaTATTGGTGTTAATCATGAAAAGGAGTTCAAATGGGGCGCTGTCTTTGCAGGGTGATACATCGAAAAGCATTACTGGGAAACCATGGTATTGGGGCGGAGTGTTGCAGAGGTAATGGTTTGACAGTTCAGAGATGTTGGTGTGGGTACTATTAATCCAATTAACAAACCAGGCAATGCTTTCACAGGTACAATCAAATGGATTAAAACGCATATCTAAATAACTCAGGTTCCTGAATGCTGGCCCAAAAACAGTCTTTTGAACAGATGTTATGAGGTTCTTCTGAAGGCTTAATGACTTTAGTGACACTTGATTATCAAAGACAGATTGTGGAAGgatatttaaattattcattccTAAATCAATACTCTTCAATTCACGTAAGTCCTTGAAGGCTTCCACTGGGATCTCATCAAAGCCATTAGACCCTAAGTTAAGGATGCGGAGGTGAGAAAGACCCTTCAGAAACTGAACAGGGCCGCCAGGGTTGGCATGCTTCCAGAGCCGAGCTAAGTTGTTATGCTGCAAGTCCAGAATTTCTAGTTTCTCAAGACCCTTCAACAACTCATCATTTACGTTGgctatgttgttgttgcttagatCCAGAATGACCAGATTTGGAAGAGGGCGAAAAGGCGAAGGGGAGCAAGCCACATTTTTCAGGGCCACCCTTCGGAGCATCAGTCTTTGAAGGCTTGGAACTGAGGTGAAAGAGTTGGTGGTCAGCTCTAGGTATTTGTTGTAGGAAAGGTAGATTTCAACAATATTGTCTAGGCCTCTCCATTCCTGGCCTGTGAGTTCTTGCCCAATCTCATTAAGGCCGAGGTCAAGGACCTCCAGGTGCCCCAACCAAGAAAAAGCACCACTCTgaatttttgagattttatttttggttaggTTGAGTAGGAGCAGAGGAGAACCAGCGAGCGATAGAAATGTCTCATTTGTTAAAGTCCGCAAACTTGAGAAGGAGTTGGAGAGACTTAAAAATTTCAGCCTCACCAATCCCgtgaaagtatttctttttatgcctGGAAAGTTGTTATCTTCCATGTTGAGGTACTCCAAACATTTTAGCCACTGAAAGGAAAAATCGTCAATCTTGGGGAG belongs to Bubalus bubalis isolate 160015118507 breed Murrah chromosome 1, NDDB_SH_1, whole genome shotgun sequence and includes:
- the TLR3 gene encoding toll-like receptor 3 isoform X1 — protein: MKKGTVSCRHSKIMSRPLPYHIYFFTGLLTCWILCTSSAHKCTVRHEVADCSHLKLTQIPDDLPTNITVLNLTHNQLRRLPPANFTRYSQLTILDGGFNSISKLEPELCQSLPWLEILNLQHNEISQLSDKTFIFCMNLTELHLMSNSIQKIQNDPFKNLKNLIKLDLSHNGLSSTKLGTQLQLENLQELLLSNNKISSLAPEELDFLGNSSLKRLELSSNQIKEFSPGCFHAIGKLSGLSLNNAKLSPSLTEKLCLELSNTSIENLSLNSNQLDTISHTTFDGLKQTNLTTLDLSRNSLRVMGNDSFAWLPHLEYLSLEYNNIEHLSSRSFYGLSNLTHLDLRRSFTRQSISLTSLPKIDDFSFQWLKCLEYLNMEDNNFPGIKRNTFTGLVRLKFLSLSNSFSSLRTLTNETFLSLAGSPLLLLNLTKNKISKIQSGAFSWLGHLEVLDLGLNEIGQELTGQEWRGLDNIVEIYLSYNKYLELTTNSFTSVPSLQRLMLRRVALKNVACSPSPFRPLPNLVILDLSNNNIANVNDELLKGLEKLEILDLQHNNLARLWKHANPGGPVQFLKGLSHLRILNLGSNGFDEIPVEAFKDLRELKSIDLGMNNLNILPQSVFDNQVSLKSLSLQKNLITSVQKTVFGPAFRNLSYLDMRFNPFDCTCESIAWFVNWINSTHTNISELSNHYLCNTPPQYHGFPVMLFDVSPCKDSAPFELLFMINTNILLIFIFIVLLIHFEGWRISFYWNVSVHRVLGFKEIDRAEQFEYAAYIIHAYKDRDWVWKHFSPMEEEDHTLRFCLEERDFEAGVLELEAIVNSIRRSRKIIFVITQNLLKDPLCKRFKVHHAVQQAIEQNLDSIILIFLEEIPDYKLNHALCLRRGMFKSHCILNWPVQKERVNAFHHKLKVALGSRNSVH
- the TLR3 gene encoding toll-like receptor 3 isoform X2, translated to MSRPLPYHIYFFTGLLTCWILCTSSAHKCTVRHEVADCSHLKLTQIPDDLPTNITVLNLTHNQLRRLPPANFTRYSQLTILDGGFNSISKLEPELCQSLPWLEILNLQHNEISQLSDKTFIFCMNLTELHLMSNSIQKIQNDPFKNLKNLIKLDLSHNGLSSTKLGTQLQLENLQELLLSNNKISSLAPEELDFLGNSSLKRLELSSNQIKEFSPGCFHAIGKLSGLSLNNAKLSPSLTEKLCLELSNTSIENLSLNSNQLDTISHTTFDGLKQTNLTTLDLSRNSLRVMGNDSFAWLPHLEYLSLEYNNIEHLSSRSFYGLSNLTHLDLRRSFTRQSISLTSLPKIDDFSFQWLKCLEYLNMEDNNFPGIKRNTFTGLVRLKFLSLSNSFSSLRTLTNETFLSLAGSPLLLLNLTKNKISKIQSGAFSWLGHLEVLDLGLNEIGQELTGQEWRGLDNIVEIYLSYNKYLELTTNSFTSVPSLQRLMLRRVALKNVACSPSPFRPLPNLVILDLSNNNIANVNDELLKGLEKLEILDLQHNNLARLWKHANPGGPVQFLKGLSHLRILNLGSNGFDEIPVEAFKDLRELKSIDLGMNNLNILPQSVFDNQVSLKSLSLQKNLITSVQKTVFGPAFRNLSYLDMRFNPFDCTCESIAWFVNWINSTHTNISELSNHYLCNTPPQYHGFPVMLFDVSPCKDSAPFELLFMINTNILLIFIFIVLLIHFEGWRISFYWNVSVHRVLGFKEIDRAEQFEYAAYIIHAYKDRDWVWKHFSPMEEEDHTLRFCLEERDFEAGVLELEAIVNSIRRSRKIIFVITQNLLKDPLCKRFKVHHAVQQAIEQNLDSIILIFLEEIPDYKLNHALCLRRGMFKSHCILNWPVQKERVNAFHHKLKVALGSRNSVH
- the TLR3 gene encoding toll-like receptor 3 precursor (The RefSeq protein has 6 substitutions compared to this genomic sequence); the protein is MSRPLPYHIHFFTGLLTCWILCTSSAHKCTVRHEVADCSHLKLTQIPDDLPTNITVLNLTHNQLRRLPPANFTRYSQLTILDGGFNSISKLEPELCQSLPWLEILNLQHNEISQLPDKTFIFCMNLTELHLMSNSIQKIQNDPFKNLKNLIKLDLSHNGLSSTKLGTQLQLENLQELLLSNNKISSLAPEELDFLGNSSLKRLELSSNQIKEFSPGCFHAIGKLSGLSLNNAKLSPSLTEKLCLELSNTSIENLPLNSNQLDTISHTTFDGLKQTNLTTLDLSRNSLRVMGNDSFAWLPHLEYLSLEYNNIEHLSSRSFYGLSNLTHLDLRRSFTRQSISLTSLPKIDDFSFQWLKCLEYLNMEDNNFPGIKRNTFTGLVRLKFLSLSNSFSSLRTLTNETFLSLAGSPLLLLNLTKNKISKIQSGAFSWLGHLEVLDLGLNEIGQELTGQEWRGLDNIVEIYLSYNKYLELTTNSFTSVPSLQRLMLRRVALKNVACSPSPFRPLPNLVILDLSNNNIANVNDELLKGLEKLEILDLQHNNLARLWKHANPGGPVQFLKGLSHLRILNLGSNGFDEIPVEAFKDLRELKSIDLGMNNLNILPQSVFDNQVSLKSLSLQKNLITSVQKTVFGPAFRNLSYLDMRFNPFDCTCESIAWFVNWINSTHTNISELSNHYLCNTPPQYHGFPVMLFDVSPCKDSAPFELLFMINTNILLIFIFIVLLIHFEGWRISFYWNVSVHRVLGFKEIDRAEQFEYAAYIIHAYKDRDWVWKHFSPMEEEDHTLRFCLEERDFEAGVLELEAIVNSIRRSRKIIFVITQNLLKDPLCKRFKVHRAVQQAIEQNLDSIILIFLEEIPDYKLNHALCLRRGMFKSHCILNWPVQKERVNAFHHKLKVALGSKNSAH